A genomic region of Manihot esculenta cultivar AM560-2 chromosome 15, M.esculenta_v8, whole genome shotgun sequence contains the following coding sequences:
- the LOC110601990 gene encoding GDSL esterase/lipase At4g18970, protein MAGRRTKLHLLGIFLLTLASLKQHCVDGESKVPCYFIFGDSLVDSGNNNNLPTLAKVNYLPYGIDFPEGPTGRFCNGRTADVIDRGTKLTDTEFISAIRDLQSSTRDPKLEKSEIEEESKAFTTNLYKSGARKVALSGIGPIGCTPGAVASSDTNGSLCVDWMNKAINLFNNRLELLVNQLNSELIGAQFIYLNTYGIVSEYIASPASQIKIDGCCKVNVSALHVKIGICTSSGMLFTQVKLQTRSLEDYRI, encoded by the exons ATGGCTGGTCGGAGGACAAAGCTGCATTTGCTGGGCATTTTTCTGTTGACGTTAGCAAGCTTGAAACAACATTGTGTTGATGGAGAATCAAAAGTGCCTTGTTATTTCATTTTTGGAGACTCCTTGGTGGATAGTGGAAATAATAACAATCTACCGACCCTCGCTAAAGTAAATTACTTGCCGTACGGGATTGACTTCCCGGAGGGTCCAACCGGAAGGTTTTGCAATGGTCGAACTGCTGATGTGATTg ATCGAGGAACAAAACTCACAGATACTGAATTCATCTCTGCTATTAGAGATTTACAATCATCAACAAGGGACCCAAAACTAGAAAAATCAgaaattgaagaagaaagcaAAGCCTTCACTACC AATTTGTATAAATCTGGAGCAAGAAAGGTGGCCTTGAGTGGAATTGGTCCTATAGGCTGCACACCAGGAGCTGTTGCTTCCTCAGACACAAATGGGTCCTTATGCGTGGACTGGATGAACAAGGCAATAAATCTCTTCAACAACCGGCTTGAACTACTCGTAAATCAGCTCAACAGCGAGCTGATTGGGGCACAATTTATCTACTTGAACACTTATGGAATCGTGTCAGAATATATCGCTTCTCCTG CTTCACAGATTAAAATAGACGGGTGCTGTAAGGTAAATGTGTCTGCTCTCCATGTGAAGATAGGAATTTGCACTTCTTCTGGGATGCTTTTCACCCAAGTGAAATTGCAAACAAGGTCATTGGAGGACTATCGTATATAG
- the LOC110601992 gene encoding GDSL esterase/lipase At1g29670 produces MAGRRTKLHLLGIFLLTLASLKQHCVDGESKVPCYFIFGDSSVDSGNNNNLPTGAKANFLPYGIDFPEGPTGRFCNGRTTADVIGEFLGFDNFIPPFLTANGSEILKGVNYASGSAGIRNETGTIVGVNINLTTQLQNHQVTISRIVDLLRSKDAATQHLNKCLYLFVIGSNDYLMNYFWFPVYPPEQYAQVLIKEFSEQIMNLYKSGARKVALSGIGPVGCTPGAIIWKGTNGSLCVDWMNNAVNLFNNRLEILVNQLNCELIGAQFIYLNTYGIVSELIASPVFQIKIDWCCKINKYGACKRCELPCEDRNLHLFWDAFHPSEIANKVIGALLYLALGKIL; encoded by the exons ATGGCTGGTCGGAGGACAAAGCTGCATTTGCTGGGCATTTTTCTGTTGACGTTAGCAAGCTTGAAACAACATTGTGTTGATGGAGAATCGAAAGTGCCTTGTTATTTCATTTTTGGAGACTCCTCGGTGGATAGTGGAAATAATAACAATCTCCCGACCGGAGCTAAAGCAAATTTCCTGCCGTACGGGATTGACTTCCCGGAGGGTCCAACCGGAAGGTTTTGCAATGGTCGAACTACTGCTGATGTGATTg GGGAATTCTTGGGCTTTGACAACTTCATCCCACCATTTCTAACTGCTAATGGCTCGGAAATTCTCAAAGGTGTAAACTATGCATCTGGTTCAGCAGGAATTCGAAACGAAACCGGCACGATagtg GGTGTTAACATAAACTTGACCACCCAGCTGCAAAATCACCAAGTCACCATCTCCCGCATAGTTGATCTGCTAAGAAGCAAAGACGCAGCCACCCAACACCTGAACAAGTGCTTGTATTTATTTGTAATTGGAAGCAATGACTATCTTATGAACTATTTCTGGTTTCCAGTTTACCCCCCAGAGCAATATGCACAAGTTCTTATAAAAGAGTTTTCTGAACAAATTATG AATTTGTATAAATCTGGAGCAAGAAAGGTGGCCTTGAGTGGAATTGGTCCTGTAGGCTGCACACCAGGAGCTATTATTTGGAAAGGCACAAATGGGTCCTTATGCGTGGACTGGATGAACAATGCAGTAAATCTCTTCAACAACCGGCTTGAAATACTCGTAAATCAGCTCAACTGCGAGCTGATTGGGGCACAATTTATCTACTTGAACACTTATGGAATCGTGTCAGAACTTATTGCTTCTCCTG TTTTTCAGATTAAAATAGACTGGTGCTGTAAGATAAATAAGTATGGTGCATGCAAACGTTGCGAACTTCCATGTGAAGATAGGAATTTGCACTTGTTCTGGGATGCTTTTCACCCAAGTGAAATTGCAAACAAGGTCATTGGAGCACTATTGTATCTAGCTTTGGGGAAGATCCTCTGA